In Bremerella alba, one genomic interval encodes:
- the bioF gene encoding 8-amino-7-oxononanoate synthase, translating into MFDPLAWIPEQLDLLQAMERRRAIHVRSTAQGATVSWKETKLINFGSNDYLDLAADARLGDAAREAITAEGWGSGASPLITGRGNDQARLEAELAQFEGTQASLVFSSGFAANAGTIDALTDRGDVILSDEKNHASIIDGTRLSKATVRVYPHRDVDYLENLLKQCGTFRRRLIVTDTLFSMDGTIAPLPELVDLAEQYDAMLMVDEAHATGVFGEQGHGLCEHFGIEDRVPVRVGTFSKALGGHGGFVVGSQTLIDYLVNRSRPYIFSTAAPAANAAAMLAALQIVQKEPQRRQTLMASAKFLRDALRKQGWGLGDCRSQIIPVIVGTEALAMQLSAKLFDRGMLVPGIRPPSVADGECLLRISLSSGHTRQHLDTLVEALEELRF; encoded by the coding sequence ATGTTTGACCCGCTTGCTTGGATTCCCGAACAACTTGATCTCCTTCAAGCGATGGAGCGTCGACGTGCCATTCACGTTCGCTCAACCGCACAAGGAGCAACCGTTTCGTGGAAAGAAACCAAACTCATTAACTTCGGTAGCAACGATTACCTCGATCTGGCTGCAGATGCTCGCTTAGGCGATGCGGCCCGGGAAGCCATCACCGCAGAAGGATGGGGAAGTGGCGCCAGCCCGCTCATCACCGGCCGAGGAAACGACCAGGCCCGGCTCGAAGCTGAACTGGCCCAGTTTGAAGGGACCCAGGCCTCTCTGGTATTTTCGAGCGGCTTTGCTGCAAACGCCGGAACGATCGACGCGCTCACCGATCGAGGCGACGTCATCCTTAGCGACGAAAAGAATCATGCCAGTATCATCGACGGCACTCGGCTTTCCAAAGCGACTGTGCGCGTTTATCCCCATCGCGATGTCGACTACCTGGAAAACCTGTTGAAACAGTGCGGGACATTTCGGCGGCGATTGATCGTGACCGATACGCTCTTCAGCATGGACGGCACGATTGCCCCGCTGCCAGAGTTGGTCGACCTGGCCGAACAATACGACGCGATGCTAATGGTCGACGAGGCCCACGCTACCGGCGTATTCGGCGAGCAAGGGCATGGTCTCTGCGAACATTTCGGCATCGAAGATCGCGTGCCGGTGCGCGTCGGGACGTTCAGCAAGGCCTTAGGGGGACACGGCGGCTTTGTCGTCGGCAGCCAAACGCTCATCGACTATCTGGTGAATCGCTCTCGGCCATATATCTTCTCCACGGCGGCCCCGGCGGCCAATGCCGCGGCGATGCTTGCCGCACTTCAAATCGTGCAGAAGGAACCCCAGCGTCGTCAGACGTTGATGGCAAGTGCCAAGTTTTTAAGAGACGCGCTGCGTAAACAAGGGTGGGGGCTGGGGGATTGTCGTAGTCAGATCATTCCGGTGATCGTCGGGACGGAAGCCTTGGCGATGCAGCTTTCCGCCAAGCTGTTCGACAGGGGCATGCTGGTCCCTGGGATTCGACCTCCATCAGTAGCTGACGGAGAGTGTCTGCTGCGGATCAGTCTTTCCTCAGGACACACGCGGCAGCACCTGGACACGTTGGTGGAAGCACTGGAAGAACTTCGTTTCTAA
- a CDS encoding FxsA family protein, which translates to MLALFVTVPLVELTLLLWLAQYEGWLVTLGIVLFTGILGTLLARSQGFSTWQKIQSQLATGQMPGSAMADAAMIFAAGAMLMTPGLLTDALGFSLLIPPCREWMKKRFLAWAKSKFNIQATTTVDGETRTYSSSPEKSEIVDSYVVSEPKQHKALED; encoded by the coding sequence CTGCTTGCTCTCTTTGTTACCGTTCCCTTAGTGGAACTCACCTTGCTACTGTGGCTGGCCCAGTACGAAGGGTGGTTGGTGACTTTGGGCATCGTACTGTTCACTGGCATCCTGGGAACGCTTTTGGCACGCAGCCAAGGGTTTTCGACCTGGCAGAAGATTCAATCGCAGCTAGCAACGGGACAGATGCCTGGCAGCGCGATGGCCGATGCGGCGATGATCTTCGCGGCAGGAGCCATGCTGATGACGCCAGGCCTGCTAACCGATGCGTTGGGTTTCTCCCTGCTGATTCCCCCTTGTCGCGAGTGGATGAAGAAACGCTTTCTGGCCTGGGCCAAGTCGAAGTTTAATATCCAAGCCACCACCACCGTGGACGGAGAGACCCGCACCTACTCTAGTTCGCCAGAGAAATCGGAGATTGTCGATTCCTATGTCGTTTCCGAACCGAAACAGCACAAGGCGTTGGAAGACTAG
- a CDS encoding FHIPEP family type III secretion protein, translating to MDYASILARYIGRDVYVSTFGHVRLRGELAAVYEDCVRLINASTSQESEDSPWSSSVSDFGEDGPHADGSEALVHFHHIVAIRCADDDLMDVPVLPEFHADLPVPIVESEIASAPESSQEPWDAFLEVDRLTLELGQKLVKLAHPESTDIMQRTSAIRCHLADSMGIVIPRLRLRDSLDLGDQEYRILIDQYEVARGRLGPGQYLALDMGTSSGTLQGVRGTDPTFGGPGIWITSDQQQEAEQLGYLVIDPSMLVITHLQETLRRQAHEILTLGDVREMLERLRDRSPGEFDEVRSSPMTVSLLHAVLRRLLEEGESIKNFSRIVEILALHGHRNQEIESLVAMVRVRLGRQLVQRYIDTDGKVHAIGIDRDLEAPLLQMTDEDAGRHVRGWMERLVEVLREAFQRLDDQQRPVAVIVSSDLRNRLWQILSPHFPQISVLGLAEIPRGTEIYWQMIVSPEEVGALETAVKRNPHPAVAKDTTYRPSKSKISEHMAEELPPRRPR from the coding sequence ATGGATTATGCGTCGATTCTGGCTCGTTACATCGGCAGGGATGTTTATGTATCGACATTTGGCCACGTTCGCTTACGTGGAGAATTGGCCGCAGTTTACGAAGACTGCGTCCGTCTAATTAATGCCTCGACTTCGCAAGAGTCGGAGGATAGCCCTTGGTCTAGCTCCGTATCGGATTTTGGCGAAGATGGACCCCATGCAGATGGCTCGGAAGCCCTGGTCCATTTTCATCATATTGTCGCGATACGCTGTGCGGATGATGACTTGATGGACGTTCCGGTGCTGCCGGAATTTCATGCAGACTTGCCAGTACCGATCGTCGAGAGTGAAATCGCTTCAGCACCGGAGTCATCCCAGGAGCCCTGGGATGCATTTCTCGAAGTCGACCGTTTGACCCTGGAATTAGGGCAGAAACTGGTCAAGCTCGCTCATCCCGAGTCGACCGATATCATGCAGAGGACCTCGGCGATTCGCTGCCATTTGGCCGATTCAATGGGGATTGTCATTCCGCGTCTGCGGCTTCGGGATTCGCTCGATTTAGGCGATCAGGAATACCGAATTCTCATCGATCAATACGAGGTCGCACGTGGCCGACTTGGTCCTGGCCAGTATCTGGCCCTCGACATGGGAACCTCCAGTGGAACTCTACAGGGCGTCCGTGGAACGGATCCAACCTTTGGCGGACCAGGCATTTGGATTACCTCTGATCAGCAGCAGGAAGCGGAACAACTAGGGTACCTGGTGATTGATCCTTCCATGCTGGTGATCACGCATCTCCAGGAAACTTTGCGGCGACAAGCCCACGAGATTCTCACGTTGGGAGACGTTCGTGAAATGCTCGAACGGCTCCGAGATCGCAGCCCAGGCGAGTTCGACGAAGTCCGCTCGAGCCCGATGACAGTGTCCCTGCTGCACGCCGTTTTGCGGCGATTATTGGAAGAAGGCGAATCGATCAAGAACTTCTCGCGAATCGTCGAGATTCTTGCTTTGCACGGCCACCGCAATCAAGAGATCGAATCGCTCGTCGCCATGGTTCGCGTCCGGTTGGGTCGGCAACTCGTTCAGCGGTATATCGATACCGACGGGAAAGTCCATGCCATCGGGATCGACCGGGACTTGGAAGCCCCCCTGTTGCAAATGACCGATGAAGACGCCGGTCGGCACGTTCGCGGCTGGATGGAACGGCTTGTCGAAGTTTTACGGGAAGCGTTCCAACGACTGGACGATCAGCAGCGGCCGGTCGCGGTCATTGTTTCATCGGACCTGCGAAATCGCCTGTGGCAAATCCTATCGCCTCACTTCCCGCAGATTTCGGTCCTGGGTCTGGCCGAGATTCCACGAGGGACCGAAATCTACTGGCAGATGATTGTCTCGCCGGAAGAGGTCGGGGCGCTGGAAACGGCCGTCAAGCGAAATCCGCACCCGGCGGTGGCGAAGGACACAACCTATCGCCCCAGCAAGAGCAAGATTTCCGAGCACATGGCGGAAGAATTGCCACCGCGTCGCCCACGTTAA
- a CDS encoding PhoH family protein: MIVQSVQTQLKLFVLDTNVILHDARSFQNFEEHDVALPITVLEELDRFKKGNEDINFQAREFLRQIDQMTGDLLSEEGAPLGENQGRLRVIFTNQLDARLHQVFLHDSPDNRILNTALHLQRNANDRRVILITKDVNLRMKAKSLGIQSQDYVNDKIESFDSLYSGRRTLENITTEQIDRFYQDSGHVQLEDFPEVCDPIANENFVLRNGSKSVLATFNGEEQALRRIEKYSPYGIKPRNAEQVFAIKALMDDNIKLVTLAGKAGTGKTLLALSSALACSSAYRQILLARPVVPLSNRDLGYLPGDISAKMDPYMQPLFDNLSVIRHQFNDTDKEAQRINRMLEQEKLVITPLAYIRGRSLQRMYMIVDEAQNLTPHEVKTIITRAGEGTKVVFTGDINQIDHPYLDSLSNGLSYMINRMKGQELYAHISLEKGERSELADIASELL, translated from the coding sequence ATGATTGTTCAGTCGGTGCAGACGCAGTTGAAGCTTTTTGTTCTCGACACCAACGTTATCTTGCACGACGCAAGATCGTTCCAAAACTTTGAGGAGCACGATGTGGCCTTGCCCATCACCGTCCTCGAAGAGCTGGATCGGTTTAAAAAAGGTAACGAGGACATTAATTTCCAGGCCCGCGAGTTCCTTCGCCAGATCGACCAAATGACCGGCGATCTTCTCTCGGAAGAAGGAGCACCTCTCGGCGAAAACCAAGGTCGCCTTAGGGTCATCTTTACAAATCAGCTCGATGCTCGCCTGCATCAAGTCTTTCTCCATGATTCGCCTGACAATCGCATTTTAAATACGGCCTTGCATCTGCAGCGTAACGCCAACGATCGCCGTGTCATCCTGATTACTAAGGACGTAAACCTTCGCATGAAGGCCAAGAGCCTGGGCATTCAGTCGCAAGACTACGTCAACGACAAAATCGAAAGCTTCGATAGCCTTTACTCAGGCCGTCGAACTCTTGAGAACATTACCACCGAACAGATTGACCGCTTCTACCAAGACTCAGGCCACGTTCAGCTGGAAGACTTTCCGGAAGTATGCGACCCGATCGCGAACGAAAACTTTGTTCTCAGAAACGGCTCGAAGTCCGTTCTCGCGACCTTCAACGGTGAAGAACAAGCCCTGCGACGAATTGAAAAATACAGCCCCTACGGCATCAAGCCACGCAACGCCGAACAGGTCTTTGCCATCAAAGCGTTGATGGACGACAACATCAAGCTGGTCACCCTGGCCGGCAAAGCAGGTACCGGTAAGACGCTGCTGGCGTTGTCCTCAGCTCTGGCTTGCTCGTCCGCGTATCGTCAGATTTTGTTGGCTCGCCCGGTGGTTCCACTTTCCAACCGAGACCTGGGTTACTTGCCTGGCGATATCTCGGCGAAGATGGATCCGTACATGCAACCGCTGTTCGATAACCTCTCGGTAATCCGACATCAATTCAACGATACCGACAAAGAGGCCCAGCGTATCAACCGCATGCTGGAGCAGGAAAAGCTGGTCATCACGCCGCTGGCTTACATCCGCGGGCGCAGCTTGCAGCGGATGTACATGATTGTTGACGAAGCCCAGAACCTGACCCCGCACGAGGTGAAAACCATCATCACCCGCGCCGGCGAAGGAACCAAGGTCGTCTTCACAGGCGACATCAACCAAATCGATCATCCGTATCTGGATAGCCTGTCCAACGGACTGTCGTACATGATCAACCGCATGAAAGGCCAAGAGCTATACGCCCATATCTCGCTCGAGAAGGGCGAACGGTCGGAATTGGCCGATATTGCCAGCGAGCTGCTATAA
- a CDS encoding class I SAM-dependent methyltransferase, giving the protein MDISYYEGNDNFSFWGALERKATIAAKSEDTQRRFQQFGSVVANKKWMDVGAGAGAVLDAFSPLASETIAVEPQEEGRQSIAESGYDVYGSVEEVPHDDIEVVTLFHVFEHLIDPIGTATTLRNKMSAGGKIVIEVPHAEDFLISFLDLEEFKSFTFWSEHYFLE; this is encoded by the coding sequence ATGGATATCTCTTACTACGAAGGTAACGATAATTTCAGCTTCTGGGGTGCCTTGGAAAGAAAGGCGACCATCGCAGCGAAGTCCGAAGATACTCAACGGCGGTTTCAACAATTTGGAAGCGTCGTTGCCAATAAGAAATGGATGGACGTAGGGGCTGGCGCTGGGGCCGTTTTAGATGCTTTCTCGCCGCTTGCATCAGAAACAATCGCAGTCGAGCCTCAAGAAGAAGGGCGGCAGAGCATCGCGGAATCTGGATATGACGTGTACGGTTCTGTGGAAGAGGTGCCCCATGACGATATCGAGGTCGTCACCTTATTTCATGTATTTGAACACTTAATCGACCCAATCGGCACTGCGACGACATTGCGAAACAAGATGTCGGCAGGTGGAAAGATCGTGATTGAAGTTCCGCACGCCGAGGACTTTCTCATTTCCTTTCTAGATCTGGAAGAGTTTAAGTCTTTTACTTTCTGGAGTGAGCATTACTTTCTGGAGTGA
- a CDS encoding alpha/beta hydrolase family protein translates to MTAFHLLTALCALTFLSSTARAQAIPKDNNVSHSFERLGQQVTPAQMYNATTVQEHEAWRANMHTTVVDLLGEMPEAVPLEVKWAEEKKFEKFTRHKIYVHTERNYWAPVYYFVPHELKEKTPAIVCLHGHSGIDPYIRLNETPAQKKKTDEHALDYAVYMAEHGYITAAIVVRGWNETVGRQDYGIKSPARSCHETTMNAFLMGMTPQGIRCWDAMRVIDFLETQDEVDADRIGVCGLSGGGTLTMYLPILDNRVKLAMIAGAFSEYRTSIYAIHHCICNTLPGIMREGEMADVVALYAPRPVLLINGIDDRIFPIDGARKEYARLKKVYAVLGQEENVDADFFDGGHAWSNNKTLAFLKQHFGE, encoded by the coding sequence ATGACCGCGTTTCACCTTTTGACCGCCCTTTGCGCCCTCACGTTCCTGTCTTCGACTGCCAGAGCCCAGGCCATTCCTAAAGACAACAACGTTTCCCACAGTTTTGAGCGTCTCGGCCAGCAAGTCACTCCGGCTCAGATGTATAACGCCACCACAGTTCAAGAGCACGAGGCCTGGCGAGCGAATATGCATACCACGGTAGTCGACCTACTCGGCGAAATGCCGGAAGCGGTTCCTTTGGAAGTGAAGTGGGCCGAAGAGAAGAAGTTCGAGAAGTTCACGCGACATAAGATCTACGTTCACACCGAACGCAACTATTGGGCTCCGGTCTATTACTTTGTGCCGCACGAACTGAAAGAGAAGACGCCGGCCATCGTCTGCCTGCACGGGCACAGTGGCATCGATCCCTACATCCGACTGAACGAAACGCCGGCACAAAAGAAGAAGACCGACGAGCATGCGCTCGATTACGCGGTTTACATGGCCGAGCATGGCTACATCACGGCGGCGATCGTCGTTCGCGGTTGGAACGAAACGGTTGGGCGGCAAGACTACGGCATTAAGTCGCCGGCGCGAAGTTGCCACGAGACCACCATGAACGCATTCTTGATGGGCATGACACCACAAGGTATACGCTGCTGGGATGCCATGCGAGTAATCGACTTTTTAGAAACCCAAGACGAAGTCGACGCCGATCGCATTGGAGTGTGCGGCCTTTCCGGTGGCGGAACCCTGACAATGTATCTGCCGATTCTCGACAATCGTGTTAAACTAGCGATGATCGCCGGAGCTTTCTCCGAATACCGTACGTCGATCTACGCCATCCATCACTGCATCTGCAATACCCTTCCAGGCATTATGCGAGAAGGGGAAATGGCCGATGTTGTCGCACTATATGCCCCACGCCCGGTCCTGCTGATCAATGGCATCGACGATCGGATCTTCCCGATAGATGGTGCTCGAAAAGAGTACGCTCGACTCAAGAAGGTCTACGCTGTACTCGGGCAGGAAGAGAACGTCGACGCCGACTTCTTCGACGGCGGCCACGCTTGGTCGAACAACAAGACGCTCGCGTTTCTTAAACAACACTTCGGCGAGTAG
- a CDS encoding sulfatase-like hydrolase/transferase, with protein sequence MRRLYFALLFSTLSLLIPVLAQAEDRLPNLVVIMADDLGIEGVGAYGGQSYKTPHLDALASGGMRFTHCFANPVCSPTRAQVLTGRYPFRNGIPRIIYLPDEHREFLDPNRETSFATLLKQKGYATVMAGKWQLSFLNERDLLADHGFDQSQMWQIFHNGEKTSRYANPTMRQNGKVLQKELQGGYGPAANVDFLIDFMRQHQEQPFLVYYTALLPHYPWEPTPHSEKPLKPANGVGDKKYMKDMVEYLDSQVGQIVDALEDMKLRDNTLILFTGDNGCDQRIVSTWTDGTVTRQVHGGKATMTDRGTRVPLIANWPGTIEAGKVNSDLVDLSDIMPTLLELAHTPKPKQTLDGRSFAPQLLGQAGHPRQWIHAQYGNKRLVRNQDYMLLGGSVLRPVVDFGLPTGKAIQGDLTTEQREAKQQLQAAFVGLKNTEK encoded by the coding sequence ATGCGTCGACTGTATTTCGCTCTGTTGTTTTCTACGCTTTCTCTCCTGATTCCAGTCTTGGCCCAAGCTGAAGACCGGCTGCCGAATTTGGTCGTAATCATGGCCGATGATCTTGGCATCGAAGGGGTCGGAGCCTACGGTGGCCAATCCTACAAGACACCCCATCTGGATGCTCTGGCGTCCGGGGGCATGCGGTTTACGCATTGTTTTGCCAATCCGGTTTGCTCACCGACGCGAGCCCAAGTCCTGACCGGTCGATATCCTTTCCGAAATGGCATTCCCCGCATCATTTATCTGCCGGACGAGCACCGCGAGTTTCTCGATCCTAACCGGGAAACCAGTTTTGCCACGCTGCTGAAGCAAAAGGGATACGCAACGGTGATGGCCGGAAAGTGGCAGTTGTCGTTCTTGAACGAGCGTGACTTGCTTGCCGATCACGGTTTCGACCAGTCGCAGATGTGGCAGATCTTTCACAATGGCGAGAAAACGTCTCGCTATGCTAACCCTACCATGCGTCAGAACGGGAAGGTGCTGCAAAAGGAACTTCAAGGTGGCTACGGCCCCGCAGCGAATGTCGACTTTCTGATCGACTTCATGCGACAGCATCAGGAGCAACCGTTTCTTGTCTATTACACCGCACTTCTGCCGCACTATCCGTGGGAACCGACCCCGCACAGCGAAAAGCCCCTGAAACCTGCCAACGGCGTTGGCGATAAGAAATACATGAAGGACATGGTCGAGTATCTCGATAGCCAAGTCGGGCAAATCGTTGACGCGCTGGAAGACATGAAACTCCGCGACAACACGTTAATCCTTTTCACCGGTGACAATGGATGCGATCAACGGATTGTTTCCACTTGGACCGACGGAACAGTAACGCGCCAGGTTCACGGCGGAAAAGCCACCATGACCGATCGCGGTACGCGAGTTCCACTGATCGCTAACTGGCCCGGAACTATTGAAGCCGGCAAGGTCAACAGCGACTTGGTCGACCTTTCCGATATCATGCCTACCCTGCTGGAACTAGCTCACACCCCCAAGCCCAAGCAAACCCTGGACGGTCGCAGCTTCGCCCCGCAACTGCTGGGGCAGGCAGGCCACCCACGACAGTGGATTCACGCCCAATATGGCAACAAGCGGTTGGTACGCAATCAAGACTATATGCTGCTGGGTGGAAGCGTTCTCCGTCCGGTCGTCGACTTCGGCCTGCCTACGGGCAAGGCAATCCAAGGAGATTTAACCACTGAACAGCGAGAGGCCAAGCAGCAGTTGCAGGCAGCGTTTGTCGGGCTTAAGAACACAGAGAAGTAA
- a CDS encoding adenylate kinase family protein produces the protein MHKYVFMGVQGSGKGTQAKLLEQHLDLAHIGVGDILRWNIKNHTKLAAKIKRILNAGRLVDDEIVEEIVQRRLQEHDWNFGFILDGFPRNANQAAFFLESYDIDAVVHIVVPDEVIRKRVLARRLCEDCGVDFNVIDHRPKIEGRCDICGGKLIRRVDDTEEVLANRLAEYHEKTKPVLEIFRRKELVVEVDGTRAVDDVQAEIRKSINVI, from the coding sequence ATGCACAAATATGTGTTCATGGGCGTACAGGGTTCCGGTAAAGGAACTCAGGCCAAACTCTTAGAACAGCATCTCGACCTCGCGCATATCGGCGTCGGGGACATTTTGCGATGGAATATCAAGAACCACACGAAGTTAGCGGCGAAGATCAAGCGTATTCTCAACGCTGGCAGATTAGTCGATGACGAAATTGTCGAAGAAATCGTCCAGCGACGCCTGCAAGAACACGACTGGAACTTCGGCTTTATCCTGGATGGCTTTCCCCGCAACGCCAATCAGGCCGCCTTTTTCCTGGAAAGCTACGATATCGACGCTGTCGTGCATATCGTGGTTCCAGACGAGGTAATCAGGAAGCGAGTTCTCGCTCGCCGGCTGTGCGAAGACTGCGGCGTCGACTTCAATGTGATCGATCATCGCCCAAAAATCGAAGGGCGATGCGATATTTGCGGAGGAAAACTGATCCGTCGAGTCGATGACACAGAAGAAGTCCTGGCGAATCGCCTGGCCGAATACCACGAGAAAACCAAGCCAGTGCTGGAGATTTTCCGCCGCAAGGAACTGGTCGTCGAGGTCGACGGAACCCGGGCCGTCGATGACGTTCAAGCCGAGATTCGTAAATCCATTAATGTCATCTAG
- the ilvE gene encoding branched-chain-amino-acid transaminase, with protein MSAKVYINGKFFAPNEAMVSVFDHGLLYGDGVFEGLRIYNGKIFRLEQHIRRLYDSAKAICLKIPLTSAEMTQACLETLKQSEFTDGYIRLVITRGAGTLGLGPERTHDPQVIIIVDKIKLYPQEFYDNGLAIITAATIRNHPAALSPRIKSLNYLNNIMAKIEASNAGCLEALMLNHKGEVSECTADNIFIVRDGNLLTPPTDAGILEGVTRDVVLELAREAGIPTFEKTLTRHDIYVADECFMTGTAAEVIGVVKVDDREIGDGKPGPITRKLKTLFVEHTTS; from the coding sequence ATGTCCGCGAAAGTCTATATCAACGGGAAGTTCTTCGCCCCTAACGAGGCGATGGTCAGCGTTTTCGATCACGGGCTATTGTACGGTGACGGAGTGTTCGAGGGTCTGAGAATCTACAACGGAAAGATCTTCCGCCTAGAACAGCACATCCGCCGTCTTTATGACTCAGCAAAGGCAATCTGCCTGAAAATCCCGCTGACATCTGCCGAGATGACCCAAGCCTGCTTGGAAACACTCAAGCAAAGCGAATTCACCGACGGGTACATTCGACTGGTCATCACGCGCGGTGCCGGCACGCTTGGACTTGGTCCCGAACGTACCCATGATCCCCAAGTGATCATCATCGTTGACAAGATCAAACTCTACCCTCAAGAGTTCTACGACAACGGATTGGCCATCATCACGGCCGCGACTATCCGTAACCATCCGGCGGCTCTCTCGCCGCGGATCAAGTCGCTGAACTACTTGAACAACATCATGGCCAAGATCGAAGCCAGCAACGCCGGTTGCCTGGAAGCTTTGATGTTGAACCACAAAGGGGAAGTCTCTGAGTGCACGGCGGATAACATCTTTATCGTCCGCGACGGCAATCTGCTAACGCCACCAACCGATGCCGGTATTTTAGAAGGCGTCACGCGAGATGTCGTTCTAGAATTGGCCCGAGAGGCCGGCATTCCAACCTTCGAAAAAACGCTCACGCGTCACGATATCTACGTGGCCGACGAGTGTTTCATGACGGGTACAGCGGCCGAAGTGATCGGAGTGGTGAAAGTCGACGACCGTGAAATCGGCGACGGCAAACCGGGCCCTATCACGCGAAAGTTGAAAACGCTGTTCGTAGAACATACGACAAGCTAA
- a CDS encoding EVE domain-containing protein — protein MKSEPGSYSIDDLAQEKKKTTFWSGVRNYQARNFMRDDMQKGDLVLFYHSNACPPAIVGVAEVVKESYPDFTSWDEDDHHFDPKSTPENPRWFMVDIKLKKKFPEPLGRPELADVKSLADMELMRKGSRLSVQPVKKKEFDAILNLASVTL, from the coding sequence ATGAAGTCAGAACCGGGATCATATTCGATCGATGACCTGGCCCAAGAAAAGAAGAAGACCACGTTCTGGTCTGGCGTACGTAATTACCAGGCCCGGAATTTCATGCGAGACGACATGCAGAAAGGGGACCTGGTTCTCTTTTATCACTCCAACGCGTGCCCCCCGGCGATTGTCGGCGTGGCGGAAGTCGTGAAGGAAAGCTACCCCGACTTCACCTCGTGGGACGAGGACGACCACCACTTCGACCCCAAAAGCACACCAGAAAATCCCCGCTGGTTTATGGTCGACATCAAGCTGAAAAAGAAATTCCCCGAACCACTTGGGCGACCTGAACTCGCCGACGTCAAATCACTTGCGGATATGGAACTGATGCGCAAAGGCTCACGTCTTTCCGTTCAGCCGGTGAAAAAGAAAGAGTTCGATGCGATCTTGAATCTAGCCAGCGTGACACTGTGA
- a CDS encoding 2-hydroxyacid dehydrogenase has translation MSPFPSQGRGDNIGKGKSVEVAVFGTKSYDRHFLDSAAEGADIQWHFIEPRLTQTTAPLASPFEAICCFVNDEISSDVLDKLAKGKTKLIAMRCAGYNNVDLPRAHELGIQVARVPAYSPYAVAEHAVGLILTLNRKYHKAYNRVREGDFSLNGLVGFDLHGKTVGVIGTGKIGQIFARIMHGFGCELLAYDVQQAEDCLKLGVNYKALDEILAQSDIISLHCPLLPVTKHLIDDEAIGKLKAGAMVINTSRGGLIDTVAAIGGLKSGQIGSLGIDVYEEEAELFFEDKSETVIQDDVFARLVTFPNVLVTGHQGFFTQNALEAIAQVTVQNLKEFATGKTLTNEVAVS, from the coding sequence GATTCCGCAGCCGAAGGGGCGGATATTCAATGGCACTTTATTGAGCCACGTCTGACGCAAACCACCGCTCCCCTGGCCTCCCCCTTCGAGGCGATCTGCTGCTTCGTCAACGACGAAATCTCCTCCGACGTGCTGGATAAGTTGGCCAAGGGAAAAACCAAGCTGATCGCCATGCGGTGTGCCGGGTACAACAACGTTGATTTGCCCAGGGCACATGAACTGGGGATCCAAGTTGCCCGGGTGCCGGCTTACAGTCCGTACGCGGTCGCCGAACACGCTGTTGGCTTAATCCTGACGCTCAACCGCAAGTATCACAAGGCATACAACCGCGTTCGCGAGGGGGATTTCTCGCTGAATGGCCTCGTCGGCTTTGATCTGCATGGCAAAACGGTCGGCGTGATCGGTACTGGCAAGATAGGGCAGATTTTCGCCAGAATCATGCATGGGTTCGGGTGTGAGCTACTCGCCTATGATGTGCAGCAAGCTGAGGACTGCCTGAAACTAGGCGTGAATTATAAGGCTCTGGACGAAATTCTCGCTCAAAGCGATATCATCTCGTTGCACTGTCCACTGCTTCCAGTGACCAAACATTTGATCGATGACGAGGCGATTGGCAAGCTGAAAGCCGGAGCCATGGTTATCAACACCAGCCGTGGCGGTTTGATCGATACCGTCGCCGCAATTGGCGGACTGAAGTCGGGGCAAATCGGTTCCCTGGGCATCGATGTCTATGAAGAAGAAGCCGAGTTGTTCTTTGAAGATAAATCGGAAACCGTCATCCAAGATGACGTCTTTGCCCGGCTGGTGACCTTCCCCAATGTCCTGGTTACCGGCCACCAAGGCTTCTTTACCCAAAACGCTTTGGAAGCCATCGCCCAGGTGACAGTGCAAAACCTGAAGGAATTCGCCACAGGGAAAACGTTGACAAACGAAGTTGCCGTTTCATAG